The genomic DNA CCGCAGCTAATACGATAGCGATAACGGCCAATAGCCCGAAAAATTTGTTTCTATTCTGCCATAATGTCCTGCTCCATTTCGGCATATGCCCACCCCAAGCTATGATAATCGTATAAATAGGGAAAGAAGGAGGCTTAAGTCTCCTTCTCCCGGTTAATGCTATGGATTGATCATGGCGTGCATTTTCACGATCACGACAGCAGCCATTTCTCTAGTGACTTGCTCGTGCGGCCGGAAATCGTCGCCGTCTCCCGACATGAGCCCGGATTGAACAGCCGAATCCACATAAGCGGCAGCCCAATCGGATACTTGCTCACGGTCTTTGAGAGTACGGTTCGGGGCTGTGCCCTCCCCTGCATTCAGCAGCATTTGCCCTTGCATGCGCACAAGAATCGTAGCCATTTCCTGTCTGGTTATTTGTTGATTCGGCCCGAAATGATGATCGCTCAAGCCGGAAATCAGACCTCTCTCCTTAGCCGCAGCTACATATCCGGCGTACCAGGAGCCTTGGCTGACATCCTTGAAGCCCGCCGTATTTGCAGACGGCTGTTCGCCTGCCAGCTTGACGACCAGTACCGCGAATTCCGCACGGGTCAAACCACGTTTTGGTTCAAACTGCGGCGTCGCCGTTCCGGTTCCTGCCATCAAGCCCAGCTCGGTCGCTTTTTCAACCGCTTCCTTGGCCCATGCAGATATGGAAGCTTGATCCCCATATACAACTGGAGCCGGTTTGGAGACGGCAGGTTGTATATCGGACATATCGAACAACGGGCTTTGCTTCTTCAGCATCCGCTCATACGCACTAAGCGCCATTAGCCCCTGGTGGGTTGCCATATAATCGCTAGCTTCTCCTGCCGTATGGGCGAAGCCGCCATCCTTGTTCACAAATGCCTGCAGCGCTGTGAGCAGGTCGCCGCCGCTCTTCACGAACCGCTGATCGTCCAGTGGAATATTAAGGCTGGACAGGGCAATAATCACTTGCGAAATGCTCTCGCTCGTCTCGACGCCCCACGCTTTAAAGCCTCCACTGGCGAGCTGCTGCTGTGATAGCCAGGCCAGCGCGTTATCCGCAGCCGCTTTGACCTCTTTGCGGTTCTGGTAGTTCGCCAGAGCTTGCAGCGCCATGGCTGTCATATCGATATCGCTTTGGCCGTTGGACGACTTGCTGATCGGGAATCCACCATCGGTGTTCTGCTGCTGCAGCAGCGAAGCGACCAGCTTGTCCCGTGTCCACAGCGCATCGTTTGGAATATCCGCCTTGGCTGCATCTAGGGACAGCAAAGCGAATACGAGTCCGTTTGTACCCTGATTCATCATGCGCGCATTGTTGTAGATTTTCTCCAGCAAGTCTGTCCCCGCTACGCTGCGCGGGTCCTTGCCGATTGCGGCAACAGCCAGCACCATGCGCTCGTAGTCCGTCACTAAGCGGAAATCACCGTTGTTCTCGCGAACATGGCTCTCGAGCACCGAGTAATACTCCGCAGGCACTTGCTTGCCGGAGCGAGCTAAGGCCAAAGCGTCCCAGTCGTTAAAATTATCGTGCTTGGCGAAACTGCGATTGTTCAAAATCCAAGCCGAAGCCTTAGCAATTGCTGACTTGATACGCTCCAGAGAAGCCGTTTGCTGCTCCGGCGTTGCCGCTGCGGCTTGTCCTAAGGCTCCTTCGGCAGCGCCAATGCCAGCAGGCCCGCCAGCTCCAGGTGCTCCGGCGCCCGGTGCTCCTTGTCCGGCGTCTTCGTCTTCAAGATCTTTGCCGAGATTTGTAGTATAACGCCAGCGGAGAACATCGCCGTTCTGCAGCGTATACAGTCCTGCGCTGTAATTTGGAAATACCCCGTTTACCTGATACATCCAGCCGCTCACAGGCCCTTTGTCAAACTCGCCTAAACCGTTTATTGCTTGAACATAAAGGGTAGCATCTGAACCGATGTAATTCATAGAAATACCGCGCCCTTGCAGCGCTCTCTTTAGGACTGTAAATGCGGTATCTCCATCCTGGAGCGTAACCGTGACAGGCGCAATAATGTCACCTTCGCCAATCGTGTGTTTCTCTACAGACAAAGTAATTGTACGCACAGCTGGAGGAGTTACTATGCCGCCTCCTGTACCCGGATTGCCGCCATTGCCAGGCGTGCCTTCCCCATTGCCGGGAGCTCCGCCATTGCCAGGAGTGGTACCGCCGTTGCCCGGACTACCTCCTTGTCCAGGAGTATCCTTGGTCTTCAGGTCGTAAGCGATGAACTCCGTGAAATGCGTTGTCTTGATGACTAAATCCCCACGATCGTCTGCATAGGCATATACATCTTCCGTTCCTTGCGAGGAGTCGTTGTATTTCGGAATCGGATGGAAGCTTCCATCGCTGCCGATCCAGCCGGCATGCCTGCTGCCCTGCCCAATCAGCTTCAACGTTACATGACGGCTGAAATCAATCCGATCACTGCCGCCGATCTTCACGCGAATCGCAATCTGAGTAAGTTCCTCGTTCGTTAAAGACA from Paenibacillus woosongensis includes the following:
- a CDS encoding DUF4430 domain-containing protein — translated: MNSWKNWMKRSLPLWMSFMLLLSLVNPQLAKAAGGTSNTQLSSMIASTVDYYAKQYSDAGSTKRIESWWELVALWGAGEDLQDGSWRLPSWETTAPNLAANNGGTEHIRYIFGLLAMGKDPAHAWETDRNLWAELAAQQNPATGAIGGVNKHIWAMLAMDAGVKLGADVGTWDAAAAKKALDYLLSCQYADGGFGLTPTGSSGDTDMTGMALLALGKYQGQSAVDSAIQRAKELLKQRQLDHGGFNSPGTWGSGDNSNSLSTTVSGLVAVGDDALSSEWIKNGHSVLDAYALFQLADGSFKWKAADTRMNSMSTEQALIALLDIQHGQSTWYRIAETTPVQPGISAQLQVTGMDGELYAPQTVTVASNGGEITALDVMKQGLDTAVPPISYSITGSGSNAYVTAIGGQAAGTLGGWDGWMYNVNGVAPLVGAGDYVIQPGDQVHFYYSRWASITPAASEISHGALNPAIEIKLVGDTFTPAAEQANHWLIDTGTTGLQVAGVTLLNNQLANIALTGQAAEGTISVQALADALAGQSDSEAVNVVVPASSGPVHERIISIPDGETHFENGSYGDPLTEDRVILEFTKAQLPQVTSVTDSTYFDIAPNTEVITSGWNRQIQLPSKLSSTDNSLINKVNAVLSLTNEELTQIAIRVKIGGSDRIDFSRHVTLKLIGQGSRHAGWIGSDGSFHPIPKYNDSSQGTEDVYAYADDRGDLVIKTTHFTEFIAYDLKTKDTPGQGGSPGNGGTTPGNGGAPGNGEGTPGNGGNPGTGGGIVTPPAVRTITLSVEKHTIGEGDIIAPVTVTLQDGDTAFTVLKRALQGRGISMNYIGSDATLYVQAINGLGEFDKGPVSGWMYQVNGVFPNYSAGLYTLQNGDVLRWRYTTNLGKDLEDEDAGQGAPGAGAPGAGGPAGIGAAEGALGQAAAATPEQQTASLERIKSAIAKASAWILNNRSFAKHDNFNDWDALALARSGKQVPAEYYSVLESHVRENNGDFRLVTDYERMVLAVAAIGKDPRSVAGTDLLEKIYNNARMMNQGTNGLVFALLSLDAAKADIPNDALWTRDKLVASLLQQQNTDGGFPISKSSNGQSDIDMTAMALQALANYQNRKEVKAAADNALAWLSQQQLASGGFKAWGVETSESISQVIIALSSLNIPLDDQRFVKSGGDLLTALQAFVNKDGGFAHTAGEASDYMATHQGLMALSAYERMLKKQSPLFDMSDIQPAVSKPAPVVYGDQASISAWAKEAVEKATELGLMAGTGTATPQFEPKRGLTRAEFAVLVVKLAGEQPSANTAGFKDVSQGSWYAGYVAAAKERGLISGLSDHHFGPNQQITRQEMATILVRMQGQMLLNAGEGTAPNRTLKDREQVSDWAAAYVDSAVQSGLMSGDGDDFRPHEQVTREMAAVVIVKMHAMINP